cttacccaagctgaagtcgtgaagaaatcctcaaaatcgcccaagaaccgtgctccaaaaatacAAAACGAAataaaggaaatgaccatttttagTCCTTAAATTTCTGCCCATCCATCattaaaagtccatttttcgtcactaaaagtccattttttgtCACTAAAAGTTcacaccagaacttgcttgcaccagcATTATTGTTTTCACTAAAAagactctaactccatcatacaaactcggaattcgatgattcttgttcctatgagtcacaaataataatacgaacctagtcgttcaatcgaaactcaatgcGGAGTTCATTTTCTCAATGCGATACTAATTttgctcgttaaataattaactcatgtttcgtgctaaaaacccaatcgcgacttgatgaaattagaccaaactttccagatcactcctataattcattatcaaaattccggaagtctcgaagtggaatttcgatctctagaattaaaaatggacctttggatcattacatgcttatgctgaaaatatcaaactcttccaaaactcttgCCTGACATCCTGTAGTGTATCAAACATAACTTCTTGTAATCAACTCCAACTACCAAACGGTTTAAatttctgcaaactagatacaaagggctacagCTTTCTTGTTTTTATCATCtcccaactccttatagattcggagatataagctcccaaagtcatacctgtgcagcagaaatttctggcgatgcacactgctgtagccaaaatctgcagtaccaACTTCAGACAATCGATCATAACTCTTTGTACAAATTTACAAATGTCCGAATAATGAATGGTTTAtcattatgaaaaataaaatcaaagggctacaactttcatgttttgataattttcatattccttatagatttcgagatataagcttccaaagtaaaCTCTGCGCATCAGAAATTTCGCACATTGCTGTAAAATAAATCAGCAGttaaaaatgatccgaaaccactcTGAGACTCACTCGacgtcctcgggacctcaacccaatacaccaacaagtcctaaaacatcatatgaacttagttgaaacctcaaatcacataaaataacgctaaaaccacgaatcataccccaattcaagcttaaggaacttaagaatttccaacttctacattcgatgccgaaacctatcaaatcaattgcgattgacctcatattttgcacacaagttataaatgacataacggatctacaaaaattttcagaattggattccgactccgatatcaaaaagtcaactccccggtcaaactccctaaaatttcaactttcgccatttcaagcaaaatttcactacggacttccaaaataatttcggacacgcttctaagtccaaaatctccatacggagctattggaatcatcaaaactctatttcggagtcgtttacacataattcaccatccggtcaattatttcaacttatgcttccaaaataagaattgttctttcaattaaatcctgtatcatccgaaaaccaaacttgaccatcctcgcaagtcataatacacatttcaaagctgctcgagaccttaagccaccgaactaAACATAaaatcttaaaacgacaagtcgggtcgttacaatatatatataaatagagATGTGTTGGCACCTCTCTTTAGCCACCAATAGTATTACTTACATGCAAGTGCATCATAGATTATGGAAGTTTTGTGCTTGATAATACACATTAAAATTCAAAATAGAGGTCTAAATATTTGAAAAAGAACAAGCAACCTTGAGAAAGCATCAAGGCCTACTGATAGTGTTATGACCAATGAATATACGtacaaaaacaaatggccaaagAGTGTCACCTCCAGCATCACCAACCGGAGGTTTTAGAATTAGAGATATGCGACGATACAaacttttgtatattttacttattatttcgATGAgcatatctatctatatatatatatatatatatatatatatatatatatatatatatatatatatatatactattcgTAATTGTCTTACACACAATAAAAATTCGTAATTTTTCATATATCTTACTCTATTGGTGTTAATATTTTTAGTTATTCAAATTATCTAAGAAATATAACAAGCAGAATGTATTTGTAGAAAGATATAAACTTAAAATAGACAAAGTTGTGTAAACGTGAATTAATGTAGGATATCTAACAGATATGTTTAGAGGACGACAATGCATTTACGATTGATTCATTAGCATATTGCCAGTTTAATGGCTTACATTAACAAAATGTGttagaattaaaaataaaatgctctCTACTTTTTAATTGTCAATTTGCGATCATAATAAtatcatgaaaaatattttaatagtCAGAACACATGTAAAGCTAGATGACTTTTTCTACCCTTAAAACACTCCCTCCTTTACAATACTAGCATGAATTAAAGATTATGCATAGCATTAATGAGACAAAGCACCAATCACGAAATCTATTTTTATCCTTATTAATGAGTAAAGACTTTTAGAATCTTTCAAAAATCAGAATTAGAATAATTAAAGCGGATATAATAAATTATATAGTAAATATAATACAATATACTGAAATTATACAATTGAAATATTTGGGGAGTTTATTTAAGTGAATCATATTTGAAATTGTACATTgggtataaaaattatattaaaattatacTATGGATAtcataaattttataaaaattatattgtgAATATAATAAATTTTACTGAAGTTATATTgtgaatataataaattatactAAATTATATTGTGATACTCGTGGAAATTATCTATGGCCCTATGAAGAGTGAATCGAATCATACTGAAATTATACTAATGGATATTTTGAAGACAAAGTACATAAAAGTTTTATACCTAAACATAATTAGATAACCAAAATATACCACggattttaattatatttaggTATAAAAATGGCATGTACTAATTCGTCTTAAAAACAtggatattttatttatttaattgtgtTTAGGTATAAATATGGTATGCACTTTATCTGCAACTTGATTAACATTTACTTGCGTTAGGTATAATACTTGGGTGTGAAAATGGAAGATATGGATGCATATggatatatatgtataatatactTAATATATATTGTACATTATATTAAGAGGCTATTGGAAAAGAATATAGAGAGAAATTCATTTGTAGCCATCCGGTGAAAACTAATGACAACTGATAGCCGGAAAATAAGGTATACAATTCAtagcccaaaaataattataagggCTAGCAAGTGAAACTTAAAAAACCAACGAGAGACTCTGGCTCCTCAATGCAACCATAATAGTTGCTAGCCCAACCTCTAGCTtaactttcttttaaaattaatgTTAGTAGTTAAAAAATTCGAAATCTTGCCAAATCACCCTCAAAATCCTTCATATCTAGTGAAATCCCCGTAAAAAATAATGCTTTCAGCCCCAAAATTCCATCAAACCCAACTGTCTTCTCCACAACCACCAAAATTCTTCCTATTATATACAAATTACAATCCCctttttaacttttacaaagaattttaaatttttagtgatccaatttagaaaaatataatattacatAAGAAAAAATACCCAtgatataagaagaagaaaaagaagaagaaaatgaagaagaagaagaacaacagcaacaacaataataacaacaataacaaggtaatgtgtaatgacccgactgatcattttgagctctaacATGTCGTTCGGCGATttaaggccatgagcagcttcacttcaggtattttGGCTCGTctgtgtggtcggaattgaacttcagggagttcagagttgatttggtgagaaaattctaaattcaaaagctttaagttggaagaattgactaagggttgattttgagtaaacaacctcagaatcgggatttgaaggttccaacaggtttgtatgatgattttggacttgggcgtatctccgtatcgggttttggatgacccgggagtatttcggcgcttattacggaaggttggcatttggaagaatttcataaatttcggttgaagtgcatttcagtgttatcgatgtccgtttgaaaTTTCgtgtctaggaatagctccgtatggtgattctggtatttgaagcacgtccggatgtggatttggaggtccgtatgtcatttcggagtcatttggcggaagttaaaaatttgaaggtttttgaaaagtttgaccgggaaaggactttttgatatcggggtcagattccgatttcggaagttggagtaggtctgtaatgtcaaatgtgacttgtgtgcaaaatttgaggtcaatcggacgtgatttgataggtttcggcatcgatcgtagaagttgaagtttcaaagttaataagtttgaattggagggtgattcgtgtttttagcattgttggatgtgattaaaaggcttgactaagttcgtatgacgttttaggacttgttggtataattggttgaggtcccgagggcctcgggtggattctggatggtaaacggatcgagtttgggctTGGAGGAATGCTGGAGctgctgtcatctggtgtaaccgcacctgcggagccgcaaaagcggccaggAGGTCGCAGAAGTGAAACAGGAGTGGGGGACTGTGTTCGCAGGTGCGGACGAtttgccgcagaagcggatgcgctCCTGCGGGGAGTTTAACGCATAAGCGGGCTGGGCAGGTGGGGGACTTACACAGAAGCGGAACATTTTGCCACACTCGCGGAACCACAGAAGCGATCCAGTGAACGCAGGTGCGGAGGTCACCTGGACAGAATACATAAGTTAGCCCAATCAGGTTTTGATTTCTtggaggcttatgccttcatttctttcctattcaatcttatgcgacgtgaagcgcttgttataaatttggaatcgagaaattttaatggtactgtagatatggtgcgggatgtttctccctgcgtatttgattgggctattgtcgtcgccttgcgaaaGGCTGTTCTATCATTTCAGCTCAATATCAGTATTGCCTATGGTTTGAGATTTGGCACTCATTATTATGATTATTCGTGCGTTGCTATCTcatagtgttggtgtaatggtagggtgcttatcTACGGATCGCAGCAGTAAATGACTTGATAGAAGGACTTCTCATTTCACGGCTTAGAGGATTCAACATTTAGTTCCGGCGGAGGAGAGGCAATCAGACTACAAacgttcaggtttgggttgatgagTAACGAGACTGGGTATTTCAAGCacggtggaattttcatctgtgatatGGTGTCGTTGTCCGGGATTGGATGCGCTAAGTTCGCCAGTGTTGTGGTCTTTTTCAATTCGCCTTCGGGGTGggggtattgtgaaatggtgccggAGAAGCAGTTGTCAGAAATAACATGGAGTAGCGATTTTagaatcgaatcggtgtttctagtgttgatggctagaaaagatgatcttcggaaaggtttaaagttggtagcgatcgattggttcaagtgctatagagatagattttgatttaaggcaacaactgggcagcgaaggatgaggaaggacatgtgggaggtgtcttgcggtggttaaaattctagaaggccaagtgtgagaaacaaaaGTCGAGTAGTTTCTTAAAAGATGGGGTTTGACCAAactgggagagtggcagagtagcatatgggttctgtagtaggatagctacacgccttggGGAACATTTAGAGTGATTTAGGAtacatggtggacagtgactaggacTACGAactaatttgaaatattggctacTACTAAGGAAGGTTGGATAcgacaggagggagttgcttaatATAAAGAGGGAGGCAACATGacttggattggaatgtatcgtcgcacctttagttgatgtcaatggggagtgaatggacttgtacaactggtaaatgagcacgggctcaggagggtttattggtttcgtagtaattgtactcggtgcagcatCGTTGAAAGAGGTCGGCATGGAATTTCTACAGGTGGGATATCTCCTATGAGCCGGTTAGCGGTTACGTGGTATTGAtaaagcttctacgaagaattttactggctatccggtaagaggttgaatatgtaaatgtggctagtgattaagagcgttcatgaaatggttaacaggaagatttcgaggaatttggcgggtcgattgCGCGAGGTAATGTCAGtaaggaagaaggaatcttgttaggttccagggtcatgtaatggtagcttcaagctaagtgggagagccccatcgcctacgattggattgcatggttgtctacttgtgaggtttctggttatcggcatattggtgggttgttacaactaaggaaagagaacatcattggtgatttgagccaaggatttgaggaatgtgcgctacaattggccttatcgattcatgttcagtcTTTGGGAAGACTCgaagtttatgcttcgtgtagatgtgatgtacaaggaaagtgattcagccgagtgcttctttgagaaggtgttcatgtgctagcagggccttggagtttgatcataattgggaacaagtcagagtaggtgactctcaacaatggttctagtgggttaaaaaaaaaatcaaagtgcgatgcctaaggatttcgagcctGTAGTATGGTTAGGTATTGAGATTTTGGAGTGGATTATGAAAAGTGGCTTGGATTGATCTACATTACCTTCAGTCTGCGGTGTGGCATTGGAGGAATaggagaaaataacttcagattcatagagggattttcaaaatgggtgtaccagttgaagatgcgaatatgcgcataaggagggtatgagatggttcgtgggttttggagataacgtggtctcgtgaaataaggtcactcaggatgagtgcggatttgggttcatgatgttttgaatggagctattattatttctagggcaagccccgagtaaattagaagaattggctcggttggtaatggttgaatcagcacggTTATGGCAGTTACCAGTTTCTccagcgtgaagttatacatgtagtttgtggttgtaaacttgggcttgagcgccaccacaacttggcttatttgggaggtatttgattcgtACGGCTTTGTTGTGTAAAGGGatttccggaagagttatggcagtttagatcACGACATGATGTTGTATTTTCTGTGGTTTGGGAATTTAGTtgtgtgttgcattggttcttctgaaatgagctaagtaaaatgtttctatatgatgaagtgtttattctattagtggatcaagggttattatggaattctggtactctcacgtattggcatgttaggtgcagtgagcggcatgggaatttggaagccgaggatcaaggttgcggttcggtgctGACAAGAAtttcatgagctcggatgagcagagAAGAATTCAAATGTTTatagtaagctggtattgtctttaacgtcacctgagatcggtgtcctgtgtaagaggctttgtgtactgatttgcggctACAGCATAagtgtggccggtggtatggatgtgcagacttgttacttggtgcggaaggtcgtgagAGCATATCccatgggaagattgtataagtgtgacatgtagtaacttaattgattaaagattgaaaccaagtatggataTTTGGTAcaatcgctaatgtgagagtttaggctTGGAAGGCGCTCTgttcagttggttgtgaattgtgaAAGTTTGTTCCAGATTCGACGgctgttcttgtgtgtcatgggaaaaaggtcattgtggatccttgagaggGTAATtgcccaagcatggtatgataagaatcggtttgaggtccgttgatgggtccaAATGTGGATGTGTATTCTATATCAGCCTGGGTGTGTTCATTCAACATAGCATTcgttatggaggagtattcgggcgtgggatgttaatttcgtcgccagctatttcatgtaatactctattattcCATATGAGCCGTGAGACGACTCGATTATTTGTacaatgtgttgaggtcccgcgtAGTGGCGGTGTTATGTGAGCAGCATGGCTCTCGAGAtgtagatcatatatcgcaccttagttgtgcttgagttttatagcgtataacgctacccgtctcccccgGATTTGTATTATGCGCTTCGTGTGCTTGTGGTTGATTttcgggtatttcgtaggtataaacatttctggcttgatgggtatttccctatttattattatgtgaggatcgggtggcacgccgccacagagatattatttggatcgggtgggacgccgccatgggtatcatggtttgatcgggttgcacgccgcaacgagtatcatggttggatcgggttgcacgccgcaacggtatcatgtatagatcgggttgcacgccgcaacagtatgatgttaagtacagttccccatatctattcttgtgtgttttgtttctcgtTTTttaggaaggttcataacatcctatcggttgtttaattagttacgtgggttgagtagttctttccagaattcatttttcttatgtatcacattcgagtttgtagctggttggcacattgtggcatcatatgatatttttggcagcgtctgaggtggcttattgcctgagcagcttatactaggtgagacgagattaATGGACCatggatcagtgcgatcagatttatatgaagcgtattaaagagcaaataccgttatttggttcataatgaggtaatggtccttgtcgAGAGGAGAAACTTAAGgttttgttgactcggcagttggtatgaatttctacacatctcttccatcttgactacatttcaagagttggaacaacatttatatgtgttatgaggtgtgttgtgagcatcagattcgtgtgATTTCGTCTATTGTTATCAaatgatgttattatggtcatgtgaataatacggtgcatggtgtgaattcaatGAGAGTATACAATTATGTATTGGTACATCATGTAGTGATTgaaacggtgttcgtatgttggaagtaggcctagtagagaatttcggatgttggaatttggctctaaggcttattttcctaaataaaagggaggatcttcagatttgctcgagctaatgtgctcaactgagttgtggtagcacgggtaggtgcacgagatgttaaacaatgatttcagacaactccagagcagttattaacacgttcgaggacgaacgtatgtttaagtaggagagaatgtaatgacccaaccgattgttttgagctctagcacgtcgttcggcattttgaggccatgagcagcttcacttcaggtattatgactcgtGCGTGTGgttgaaattgaatttcggggagttcggagttgatttagagagaaaatactaaattcagaagctttaagttagaagaattgactaagggttgattttgagtaaacgaactcggttggcatttggaagaatttcataaatttgggttgaagtgaatttcaatgttatcgatattcGTTtcaaatttcgagtttgggaatagctctatatggtgattctggtattgggagcgcgcccggatgtggatttggacgtccgtaggtcatttcggggtcatttggcgaaagttggaaatttgaaggtttttgagaagtatgaccgggagtgaactttttgatatcagggtcagatttcgattccgaaagttggagtaggtctgtaatgtcaaatgtgacttgtgtgcaattgaggtcaatcggacatgatttgataggttgcGTCATCGAtcgtagaagttgaagtttcaaagtttactaagtttgaattggatggtgattcatgtttttagtgttgttggatgtgatttaaagactcgaataagttcatatgacattttaggacttgttggtataattggttgaggtccggagGGTCTcgagtggatttcggatggtAAACTGATCGAGTTTGGGCTTGGAGGAATGCTGGAGCTGCTgccatctggtgtaaccgcacctgcgagatttTGGCCGTAGGGgcagagccgcaaaagcggccaggaggtcgcagaagcgaaaagggagTGGGGGACTGTGTCCGCAAGTGCGGACGatttgccgcagaagcggctgcgCACCTGCGGGGAGTTTAGTGCAAAAGCGGGCTAGGCAGCTGGGGGACTTACACAGAAGCGGAACAttttgccgcacctgcggaaccgcagaagcggtccagtGAGCGCAGGTGTGGAGGTCGCCTGGACAGAATACATAAGTTAGCCCAATCcggttttggctcatttcaccTCTTTTCTCTCGTTGGAGCTAGCCTTGGGAGCGATTTTGGAGTGTCATCTTTATCAGctattatggggtaagtgatttcttcacattgtgagttaaatacatgatttttatatggattcaagcatgaaaagttttagaaatttgggattttgaagaaaaacctagaaatttgtacttttggattttgaccacgaaattggatatggaatttggaatgaattatatatttgagttcttggggttatgggtaatgtttatcttcaaaacaaatttcggaatccgggcacgtgggcccgagggtgatttttatcgacttttcgagcggaattggaaattgttgtaaattgaattataatgagtattagagtatatatttatggatttgcaccttTATTGTCGAGTTTGGGTGTGAAAATGGAAGATATGGAAGCATATATGAACATATAATAGACGGATATGTATGTTTAATATACTTAATATATTTTGTACATTTTATTAAGAGGCTATTGGAAAAGAATATAGGAGAAGTTAAACATGATTTATGGGCGGGAGGGGAATGATGTGTTAGCAATGAATGTAATTAGGAGATGATGGCAAGAATTAAGGAGATAAAAGTTAAGTCCTAATTTTTAGGAGAGATTTTTGGGATGAAATTGCGACATTCTCGGACATTAAAGAGATGCCAAATTCTTTTAGGTATCTACAAATGTAAACAATACACTGTCTCATTTGATATATATACTTAATGATGCTAGGGTTCTGTATATACTATTATTTAAAAATGTGATACTTATGAAAGTGTCCTTAAATGAAATCCGTATAGAAGTTTTTTCCTAATTCTTGGCATTTAATAAGCTACCTTATAGTTTTAAATTCTGCTTCAAAATTGAATATGGAAACATCAAGCAAAAGTTTCTTCTCTTTCAATGGCTTCCCTTACTAAAAAATCTGCCGCAGTCAGAATATAAGAATGTTTCCTATTACTTCTAGGTTTCTGTAACATTGCTTAAACTCCACGGATGAGGGACCTCTATAAATACTACCACTAACCTAAACTAAGTTTTCCCCTGCCTTCTTTAATTCCCTGATCGTTGTTTCTTCTCTTTCAATGGCTTCCCTTACCAACCATTGTTTCTTCATCTTTCTATTAGTGATCTCCTCTTTCTTTTTCGCGCAGGCTGAAACTTCCCCGTTTTATTCCATTTACAGCTTCGGAGACAGTGATTCTGCTTCTACTTCTGATCATTTAGCCGCTGTGCTTGGTCTGCCTTCTCTACAACATTACACCAAAGAAGGCGTTGAGTTTGAGTCCGGTATTAGTTTCATGACGCCTGGAGCAACAGTTATGAGTCCCTTTTCCTTCATAAAGAATGGCATCCCAGCGCCTCAGCAGTCTCATCACTCGCAGATTTCCGCCTTTATGAAACTCTTCTATAAGGATTGCTTCTCTTTTCATGACTGCGGCAGGAACAAGGTTCTTCAGAAAGCTATCGTCTTTATGGATCAGCCTGGTTTTAATGATTACAAGCACTCTCTTTTGCATACAAAATCTATTTCCGAAGTGTCCAAACTTGTCCCTGATGTTGTGGAGACAATCAAAAGTTCTATCGAACAACTGATCAAAGATGCAGAGGCCAAACACTTTGTGGTTTCTGGAATTATTCCAATTGGTTGCCTTCCAGGTTTTCGAACGATGTTTCCCGATAATAGCAGGAAAATTCAATGTCACAAAGGACTAAATTTGTTCGCAACATTGCACAATGATCATCTATGGCAAGCGTTGGAGGAGCTACGATTGAAGTACCCTGAAGTTGAGATCATATATGCAGATTATTTCAAGGCGTTTATGGCAGTTCTATGCAATCATGAGTTCTTGGGATTCAAGACTAAGACATTGATGAAGGTTTGTTGTGGTAGTACTGACAGCGGTCCGTTTAATTTTGATCCGCATAAGAAGTGTGGAACGGAAGGAGTTGTAGCATGTTCTGATAGGGCTTCGCATATACATTGGGATGGATTTCGACTGACACCGGAGGATTCGAAGAATATGATTGATACTCTCTTCAGCAAAAACGGTTTTGTATTTCCAGAGTTTAAGTTCTCAACAAATCATCATACAGCTGCAGCAGAAAGGCACCGTTCCAAGGTTTATGGACGATTTAGAGATGGTCTAAGGCATTTATTGGAGTTGCATGCTAATAACGTAGTGGACTACTGAAATACTAGTATTTGTTTTGCTCTGTCCAATCTGAGTCGCTTTAATTTTGCTGATGAGGTTCGAACGAGCAAAGATTATTGTTGGGTAGCCTGGTAGGCCCTCAAATATTGTTCTGTATGTACAGTGGCTAATACCCTCTTCTTACTGTATAAGTTTCTTTTTTAATAATCAATAATCAGTTCTTTGATTTGTCTCTAATGATGCAGTGTCTCTTGTTTTTGCTTTTCTGTATTTAACTTCTAACAGTGAAATGTAAAGATAATGGAATTCTTTTAAGCGTGGATGAATATCCACAAATGAACATATATGTGGATGTTGTGGCCTTAAAGTAGGCTGTTTGTTTTTTAACAAATGCACATGGAAATGTTTGACGTTAGTGTTTTTGTAAGAAAACTGGAAACTGCTCATTTACCATGCTCATTACAAAACTCGTGCAACACTGTCTTGCACATTTCGAGAAAAGAACATCGTGAGAAGAATCAGATTTTAAAAAGCAGTGAGGAGCCTCAACTTGTGCCAACTTGTCAATAATCTTAATGCCTAACTCCTTGGCATATGGGTTATTAGCGTAGGCGTTATGACGTACAACCTGACATAGAAACAGAAATAAAATGGAAGTTTATAAGCAAATTATCATGTCAAAATCAGTCATCTGATTGTAACAATGATCATCTGTGACAAGTTTTGGAGGAGTTGCGATTGAAGTACCCTGAAGTTGAAAAATCTATATGTGGAT
This region of Nicotiana tabacum cultivar K326 unplaced genomic scaffold, ASM71507v2 Un00074, whole genome shotgun sequence genomic DNA includes:
- the LOC142178933 gene encoding acetylajmalan esterase 2-like, which encodes MASLTNHCFFIFLLVISSFFFAQAETSPFYSIYSFGDSDSASTSDHLAAVLGLPSLQHYTKEGVEFESGISFMTPGATVMSPFSFIKNGIPAPQQSHHSQISAFMKLFYKDCFSFHDCGRNKVLQKAIVFMDQPGFNDYKHSLLHTKSISEVSKLVPDVVETIKSSIEQLIKDAEAKHFVVSGIIPIGCLPGFRTMFPDNSRKIQCHKGLNLFATLHNDHLWQALEELRLKYPEVEIIYADYFKAFMAVLCNHEFLGFKTKTLMKVCCGSTDSGPFNFDPHKKCGTEGVVACSDRASHIHWDGFRLTPEDSKNMIDTLFSKNGFVFPEFKFSTNHHTAAAERHRSKVYGRFRDGLRHLLELHANNVVDY